From the bacterium genome, the window CCCGGCTGACATGGTTGATCAAACTCCCGATTACCCTTCCGACCGCTTCGTCGGATCGACGATCTGCAGCACCCGCAACCAATCCGGATTGTCGCGCAGTTTCTTCTGCATCTCCGGGGTGGCCACGTCGGTGAATCCCTTGTATTTCTTGCGCACCTGGTCATCCTCGCCGCCGCGCGCCAGGGAGATCAGCATCTGCACATACGCGTCCGCCGGCTGGTCGGACAGCTTGCGCGCCGCGTCGTACTCCTTGGCCGCGCGCTTGTAGTCCCCGGCAATGAAGCAGGCCTCCGCCAGCGCCAGGTGTGTCCGCTCCGATTTTTTCTCCAGCTTGACGGCGGTCTCGCAATCCTTGACCGCCTTGTCGTGTTCACGCAGCTGGGTGAAGTACTTCGCGCGCCGCATGTAGCCCTCCGGATCGGTCGGAGCAATCTCAATCAGATGCCCGGCGCAGGCGACCGCGTCGAGAAACCGATTGGCGTTGGCATGCATGCCGGCCGCCCGCAGCAGGTCGGCGCGCGCCGCGTCGGCGTTGCCTGCCCTGAACTGGCACCAGCCACGATACTGGAAGGCCGACGCGTTCTCCGGGTCATCCTTGAGTCCGAGACTGTATTTCTCGATGGCCGATGCGTACAGCCCGCGGTCCAGCATTTCTTTGGCCTCGGCGAAATGCGCTTTGGCGCGCTTGATCGGGTCGACCCGCGGCACCAGATCGCTTTTGGCCACCTGCAGCGTGTGCGTATTGCGCGCCTTGACCTCCACATTCTTCGAGAAGTCTTCAAACCCGTCCAACTGGATCACCACGCGGTGCTCCCCGGCGGGCATGCGCTTGATCTTCTTGGCGTCTTTGCCGTAGAGCACGCCGTCGACAAAGACCAGGTAATCATTGAAATCCGTCTCCAAACTGATGTTGCCGTAGGCCATCGCCGCCGCATCGGCGTCGGCGTTCTCCTCGGCCGCCTCGGTGGCGGGCACGCTCGCCATTTCGGTCTGGGCCGACGATCCGGCCAGCGCCATCGGCATGAGCGCAAACGCCAGTTGCGCATCACTCCGGTCGGTTCGCACCACCGAGCCCGCTTGCGGCTCGTATCCCGGCGCGACCGCCGTCAGTTTGAATTTCCCCGCATTGAGTCCATTGACCATGAACAGCCCGGCCGCATTCGTGGTCACCGTCTGGCCGCCGTCCAGAGTCACCGTCGCGTTCGAGATCACCCGTCCGGTCAAACGATCCACCACCACGCCGGTCACCGAGCCGCCCGTGGGGCCGCTGACCATCGACGCGATCCCGACTATCGCCAGCACCGACAAGACCAAGAGCCCCACCCCCTTTACAATCCACATCGGCGTGAGGACACGCTCCTTACGCACTTCGAACGGTTTATGTCCGACCACCACGACTTCGCCGGGCACGATCTTCGTGTTGAATGGAAACCGCAACGTCAGTCCCGACAAGTGCGCGATCCCGGTGGGCGGCATGACGCCGTCGGTCAGGGGTCGGCGTGTGGATGGCCCCGTCTTGGGCGTTTCCAGGTCGACCGGCTCGATCGCCGTGGTCGCCCCCTTGCCCGTCGGTCTGTTTTTGCCCGGACGCGGCAGGTCGCGCATGTGCGTCTCATCCCCCGCCTTGACGCCGGTCTGCGTGTTCATCGCCTCGGTATCGGTCGGATTGGCCATCGTACGGTCTCCGGATGGTGTGACGGCCGCTTTTGGGATCAAACGGCCCGGTTTTCTGCCCTCGTGCTTGTTATCGGCCGCCGCCG encodes:
- a CDS encoding carboxypeptidase regulatory-like domain-containing protein, coding for MANPTDTEAMNTQTGVKAGDETHMRDLPRPGKNRPTGKGATTAIEPVDLETPKTGPSTRRPLTDGVMPPTGIAHLSGLTLRFPFNTKIVPGEVVVVGHKPFEVRKERVLTPMWIVKGVGLLVLSVLAIVGIASMVSGPTGGSVTGVVVDRLTGRVISNATVTLDGGQTVTTNAAGLFMVNGLNAGKFKLTAVAPGYEPQAGSVVRTDRSDAQLAFALMPMALAGSSAQTEMASVPATEAAEENADADAAAMAYGNISLETDFNDYLVFVDGVLYGKDAKKIKRMPAGEHRVVIQLDGFEDFSKNVEVKARNTHTLQVAKSDLVPRVDPIKRAKAHFAEAKEMLDRGLYASAIEKYSLGLKDDPENASAFQYRGWCQFRAGNADAARADLLRAAGMHANANRFLDAVACAGHLIEIAPTDPEGYMRRAKYFTQLREHDKAVKDCETAVKLEKKSERTHLALAEACFIAGDYKRAAKEYDAARKLSDQPADAYVQMLISLARGGEDDQVRKKYKGFTDVATPEMQKKLRDNPDWLRVLQIVDPTKRSEG